The Lepus europaeus isolate LE1 chromosome 6, mLepTim1.pri, whole genome shotgun sequence genome includes a window with the following:
- the GPRC5A gene encoding retinoic acid-induced protein 3: protein MSTRAPKGCRSDLDPRYYLLCDINAAWGIILEALAAIGAVVSVVFMFALLVLICKVQDSNRRKMLPTQLLFLIGVLGLFGLTFAFIIRLDGATGPTRFFLFGILFSVCFSCLLVHAFNLTQLVRGRKSLSLLVTLGLAVGFSLVQDVIAIEYVVLTMNRTDVNVFSELPAPRRNEDFVLLLIYVLLLMALTFLTSSCTFCGPFAGWKIHGAHIYLTTLVSIAIWVAWITLLLIPTPGPEWDDTILSTALVANGWVFLFVYVGPEFRLLTNQRNPTDYPIEDAFCKPQHLKQSYGMENRAFSQDEMTQGLGEIGDTLYAPYATHFQLQNRPPQKDFSIPRAQARASPYNGYEGRKEGS, encoded by the exons ATGTCGACCAGGGCCCCTAAGGGTTGCCGCTCAGACCTGGACCCCAGGTACTACCTACTCTGTGACATCAACGCAGCCTGGGGCATCATCCTGGAGGCGCTGGCTGCCATTGGGGCTGTGGTCTCCGTGGTCTTCATGTTTGCTCTCCTGGTCCTCATCTGCAAGGTGCAAGATTCCAACAGGCGGAAGATGCTCCCGacccagctcctcttcctcatCGGCGTGCTGGGGCTCTTCGGCCTGACCTTCGCCTTCATCATCAGGCTGGACGGGGCCACGGGGCCCACGCGCTTCTTCCTCTTTGGCATCCtcttctctgtctgcttctcttgcCTCCTGGTTCACGCATTCAACCTGACGCAGCTTGTCCGCGGGAGGAAGTCCCTCTCCCTGCTGGTGAccctgggcctggctgtgggcttcagcctggtgcaggaCGTCATCGCCATTGAGTACGTCGTCCTCACCATGAACAGGACCGATGTCAATGTCTTCTCCGAGCTCCCTGCTCCTCGTCGCAATGAAGACTTTGTCCTGCTGCTCATCTATGTCCTCCTGCTGATGGCGCTGACCTTCCTCACTTCCTCCTGCACCTTCTGCGGGCCCTTCGCCGGCTGGAAGATACACGGGGCCCACATCTACCTCACCACGCTCGTGTCCATTGCCATCTGGGTGGCGTGGATCACCCTGCTCTTGATTCCCACCCCGGGCCCTGAGTGGGATGACACCATCCTCAGCACAGCCTTGGTGGCCAATGGCTGGGTTTTCCTGTTTGTGTATGTGGGTCCTGAGTTTCGGCTGCTCACCAATCAGCGCAACCCCACGGATTATCCAATCGAGGACGCCTTTTGTAAGCCTCAACACTTGAAGCAGAGCTACGGGATGGAGAACAGAGCCTTCTCTCAAGACGAAATGACTCAAG GTCTTGGAGAGATAGGGGATACTCTCTATGCCCCCTACGCCACCCACTTCCAGCTCCAG AATCGGCCTCCCCAGAAGGATTTCTCCATCCCTCGCGCCCAGGCCCGGGCCAGCCCTTACAACGGctatgaaggaaggaaagagggcagCTAA